A window of Gasterosteus aculeatus chromosome 9, fGasAcu3.hap1.1, whole genome shotgun sequence contains these coding sequences:
- the LOC144411584 gene encoding uncharacterized protein LOC144411584, which translates to MSRGNNQRPGAGASVFGTPPTGYNVNMALSRAQNEVHYLKRQVSNFVAQAEAAKYNWFHQLKGKDLAYEKMVSKYKKKFSDLTRENKGLSLKLRETTEQLAVKSAELTVNNETWQQKYEDLEKKTSKELDYQQQSLESNVTGLLSTNASLPEKLHKQQADNHQLEAEHELLKTKTEALAETIRENEGLSLKLTETTEQLSVKSAELRVNNQTWQQKYEDLEKKTSKELDYQQQSLKSEVTGLLSTNVSLLEELHKQQTNNRQLVAEHKLLKTKTEALAETIRENEGLSLKLTETTEQLSVKSAELTVNYQTCQQLEAEHKLLKIERDSLAASQKSLKQSYHEMVTKSELCQYSKIQQMEVNQNLIARIQDLEDDKTVLENICLDFKKKKRGIFGRRMQDRETEMDKMRRKMQNKETKKQKREEKKKETIQDVNINVPETGHQ; encoded by the coding sequence ATGTCCCGTGGAAACAACCAGAGACCTGGAGCTGGCGCTTCAGTGTTTGGGACTCCTCcgaccggatacaatgtgaacatggCACTCTCTCGTGCccagaatgaagtgcactacctgaaaaggcaagtgagcaaTTTCGTTGCTCAAGCTGAAGCTGCAAAGTACAATTGGTTCCACcagttaaaaggcaaagatctggcCTATGAGAAGATGGTTTCCAAGTACAAAAAGAAGTTTTCAGACCTTACCAGGGAGAacaagggtttatctctgaagctcagagAGACCACCGAACAACttgctgtcaaaagtgctgaactcacggtcaacaacgagacctggcagcagaagtatgaagatctggagaaaaagacatccAAGGAACTGGATtaccaacaacagtccttggagtctaacgtaacagggttactctccaccaacgcTTCTCTaccagagaagctgcacaagcagcaggccgacAACcaccagttggaagcagaacacgaACTTCTGAAgaccaagacagaggctctggctgagactatcagggagaacgagggtttatctctgaagctcaccgagaccacagaacaactttctgtcaaaagtgctgaactcagggtcaacaaccagacctggcagcagaagtatgaagatctggagaaaaagacatccAAGGAACTGGATtaccaacaacagtccttgAAGTCTGAAGTAACAGGCTTACTCTCCACCAACGTTTCTCTACTAgaggagctgcacaagcagcagaccAACAACCGCCAGTTGgtagcagaacacaaactgctgaagaccaagacagaggctctagctgagactatcagggagaacgagggtttatctctgaagctcaccgagaccacagaacaactttctgtcaaaagtgctgaactcacggtcaactaCCAGACCTgccagcagttggaagcagaacacaaactgctgaagatcgagagggattctctggctgcttcacAAAAGAGCCTAAAGCAGAGctaccacgagatggtcacaaagAGTGAGTTGTGCCAGTACTCAAAGATCCAACAGATGGAGGTAAATCAGAACCTTATCGCCAGGATCCAAGatttagaggacgacaaaacagtccttgagaacatctgcctcgactttaaaaaaaagaaaagaggcatttttgggagacggatgcaagaccgggagacggagatggacaaaatgagacgCAAGATGCagaacaaggagacaaagaaacagaagagagaagagaagaaaaaggagaccatccaggacgtcaacatcaacgtgcctgagactggacaccagTAA
- the LOC144383341 gene encoding MYCBP-associated protein-like isoform X2 — MQKTSEEDIQTPAIPPQDLNKIHIPKPPKGRQKAALRACVRKMQPADGGHVLRGPVAHPVNPAPNSQLLDYTVSYLEAKEKTELVKHIPKSRTHYQSEAPGSHPSEAVESGHGIPSGPRNIQCNALQNLAAEMCQSIVDEVLWMVRTPERPCTPAELGVNEEQEFLSQNPKLQYLRQPVEDLKRLWQDWQPERPWDLSVHTLRQVVLSPHGQESAQEESLAQLNSLLLQLCEPRQRNHHKITAADIGQQLWAKLLDTMDAEATRLRDLLGLPVKDIWMEKNEKPLISGAGETRRLPIGHRRVESQVAENKDEKSEKKGEAAAEVEIIGIKRESQSALTEESVEDSEKKGDRKKEAGERPQKKQGKETASLTDILPDNVSQQPPDVELMDVYTRQLHKKVYVLMEDLVENLCDVMDDLNERDEQDRHY; from the exons atgcaaaaaaCATCGGAGGAGGATATCCAAACTCCTGCTATTCCCCCACAGGACCTCAATAAA ATTCATATACCAAAGCCACCCAAGGGTCGTCAAAAAGCAGCGCTCAGGGCTTGTGTGCGTAAAATGCAGCCAGCTGATGGAGGCCATGTGCTGCGAGggccggtggctcatccagtgaATCCTGCCCCTAACTCTCAACTTCTGGACTACACAG tTAGTTATCTAGAAGCCAAAGAAAAGACGGAG TTGGTGAAGCACATCCCAAAGTCCAGGACACACTATCAATCCGAGGCCCCGGGGAGTCATCCTTCTGAGGCTGTGGAGAGTGGGCACGGGATCCCTTCAGGCCCCAGAAACATTCAGTGTAATGCGCTGCAGAATTTAGCTGCAGAAATGTGCCAGTCGATTGTGGATGAGGTGCTTTGGATGGTCAGAACCCCAGAGAGACCATGCACCCCGGCAGAACTCGGTGTCAATGAAGAGCAGGAGTTTTTAAGCCAAAACCCCAAG TTGCAGTACCTTCGTCAACCAGTAGAAGACCTAAAGAGACTGTGGCAGGATTGGCAGCCGGAGCGCCCCTGGGACTTATCTGTTCACACACTCCGACAG GTTGTTCTGTCTCCGCATGGGCAAGAGTCAGCGCAGGAGGAGAGCCTGGCCCAGCTCAACTCCCTGCTTCTGCAGCTTTGTGAACCTCGTCAACGGAATCACCACAAGATAACAGCAGCAGACATAGG GCAGCAGCTGTGGGCCAAACTGCTTGACACGATGGATGCTGAGGCCACGAGGCTCAGAGACCTGCTGGGCCTTCCAGTGAAAGACATATGGATGGAAAAAAACGAGAAACCCTTAATCTCTGGTGCTGGTGAGACCCGCAGACTTCCAATCGGACATAGACGGGTGGAGAGTCAGGTGGCCGAAAACAAAGATGAGAAGAGTGAGAAAAAGGGAGAAGCAGCTGCTGAAGTGGAGATTATTGGAATCAAAAGGGAGTCCCAGTCAGCATTAACCGAGGAATCAGTGGAG GACAGCgaaaagaaaggggatagaaagaaGGAAGCGGGGGAACGTCCTCAGAAGAAGCAAGGAAAGGAAACTGCCTCGCTGACTGACATCCTGCCCGACAACGTCAGTCAACAACCTCCAGATGTGGAGTTGATGGACGTTTACACAAGGCAGTTGCACAAAAAG GTTTATGTGCTGATGGAAGACTTGGTGGAGAACCTGTGTGACGTGATGGATGATCTTAATGAGAGAGATGAACAGGACCGACACTATTAA
- the LOC144383341 gene encoding MYCBP-associated protein-like isoform X3 → MSDGQEKKMQKTSEEDIQTPAIPPQDLNKIHIPKPPKGRQKAALRACVRKMQPADGGHVLRGPVAHPVNPAPNSQLLDYTVSYLEAKEKTELVKHIPKSRTHYQSEAPGSHPSEAVESGHGIPSGPRNIQCNALQNLAAEMCQSIVDEVLWMVRTPERPCTPAELGVNEEQEFLSQNPKLQYLRQPVEDLKRLWQDWQPERPWDLSVHTLRQVVLSPHGQESAQEESLAQLNSLLLQLCEPRQRNHHKITAADIGQQLWAKLLDTMDAEATRLRDLLGLPVKDIWMEKNEKPLISGAGETRRLPIGHRRVESQVAENKDEKSEKKGEAAAEVEIIGIKRESQSALTEESVEDSEKKGDRKKEAGERPQKKQGKETASLTDILPDNVSQQPPDVELMDVYTRQLHKKGCPVTPDREEEPSLP, encoded by the exons ATGAGCGATGGGCAAG agaaaaagatgcaaaaaaCATCGGAGGAGGATATCCAAACTCCTGCTATTCCCCCACAGGACCTCAATAAA ATTCATATACCAAAGCCACCCAAGGGTCGTCAAAAAGCAGCGCTCAGGGCTTGTGTGCGTAAAATGCAGCCAGCTGATGGAGGCCATGTGCTGCGAGggccggtggctcatccagtgaATCCTGCCCCTAACTCTCAACTTCTGGACTACACAG tTAGTTATCTAGAAGCCAAAGAAAAGACGGAG TTGGTGAAGCACATCCCAAAGTCCAGGACACACTATCAATCCGAGGCCCCGGGGAGTCATCCTTCTGAGGCTGTGGAGAGTGGGCACGGGATCCCTTCAGGCCCCAGAAACATTCAGTGTAATGCGCTGCAGAATTTAGCTGCAGAAATGTGCCAGTCGATTGTGGATGAGGTGCTTTGGATGGTCAGAACCCCAGAGAGACCATGCACCCCGGCAGAACTCGGTGTCAATGAAGAGCAGGAGTTTTTAAGCCAAAACCCCAAG TTGCAGTACCTTCGTCAACCAGTAGAAGACCTAAAGAGACTGTGGCAGGATTGGCAGCCGGAGCGCCCCTGGGACTTATCTGTTCACACACTCCGACAG GTTGTTCTGTCTCCGCATGGGCAAGAGTCAGCGCAGGAGGAGAGCCTGGCCCAGCTCAACTCCCTGCTTCTGCAGCTTTGTGAACCTCGTCAACGGAATCACCACAAGATAACAGCAGCAGACATAGG GCAGCAGCTGTGGGCCAAACTGCTTGACACGATGGATGCTGAGGCCACGAGGCTCAGAGACCTGCTGGGCCTTCCAGTGAAAGACATATGGATGGAAAAAAACGAGAAACCCTTAATCTCTGGTGCTGGTGAGACCCGCAGACTTCCAATCGGACATAGACGGGTGGAGAGTCAGGTGGCCGAAAACAAAGATGAGAAGAGTGAGAAAAAGGGAGAAGCAGCTGCTGAAGTGGAGATTATTGGAATCAAAAGGGAGTCCCAGTCAGCATTAACCGAGGAATCAGTGGAG GACAGCgaaaagaaaggggatagaaagaaGGAAGCGGGGGAACGTCCTCAGAAGAAGCAAGGAAAGGAAACTGCCTCGCTGACTGACATCCTGCCCGACAACGTCAGTCAACAACCTCCAGATGTGGAGTTGATGGACGTTTACACAAGGCAGTTGCACAAAAAG
- the LOC144383341 gene encoding MYCBP-associated protein-like isoform X1, whose product MSDGQEKKMQKTSEEDIQTPAIPPQDLNKIHIPKPPKGRQKAALRACVRKMQPADGGHVLRGPVAHPVNPAPNSQLLDYTVSYLEAKEKTELVKHIPKSRTHYQSEAPGSHPSEAVESGHGIPSGPRNIQCNALQNLAAEMCQSIVDEVLWMVRTPERPCTPAELGVNEEQEFLSQNPKLQYLRQPVEDLKRLWQDWQPERPWDLSVHTLRQVVLSPHGQESAQEESLAQLNSLLLQLCEPRQRNHHKITAADIGQQLWAKLLDTMDAEATRLRDLLGLPVKDIWMEKNEKPLISGAGETRRLPIGHRRVESQVAENKDEKSEKKGEAAAEVEIIGIKRESQSALTEESVEDSEKKGDRKKEAGERPQKKQGKETASLTDILPDNVSQQPPDVELMDVYTRQLHKKVYVLMEDLVENLCDVMDDLNERDEQDRHY is encoded by the exons ATGAGCGATGGGCAAG agaaaaagatgcaaaaaaCATCGGAGGAGGATATCCAAACTCCTGCTATTCCCCCACAGGACCTCAATAAA ATTCATATACCAAAGCCACCCAAGGGTCGTCAAAAAGCAGCGCTCAGGGCTTGTGTGCGTAAAATGCAGCCAGCTGATGGAGGCCATGTGCTGCGAGggccggtggctcatccagtgaATCCTGCCCCTAACTCTCAACTTCTGGACTACACAG tTAGTTATCTAGAAGCCAAAGAAAAGACGGAG TTGGTGAAGCACATCCCAAAGTCCAGGACACACTATCAATCCGAGGCCCCGGGGAGTCATCCTTCTGAGGCTGTGGAGAGTGGGCACGGGATCCCTTCAGGCCCCAGAAACATTCAGTGTAATGCGCTGCAGAATTTAGCTGCAGAAATGTGCCAGTCGATTGTGGATGAGGTGCTTTGGATGGTCAGAACCCCAGAGAGACCATGCACCCCGGCAGAACTCGGTGTCAATGAAGAGCAGGAGTTTTTAAGCCAAAACCCCAAG TTGCAGTACCTTCGTCAACCAGTAGAAGACCTAAAGAGACTGTGGCAGGATTGGCAGCCGGAGCGCCCCTGGGACTTATCTGTTCACACACTCCGACAG GTTGTTCTGTCTCCGCATGGGCAAGAGTCAGCGCAGGAGGAGAGCCTGGCCCAGCTCAACTCCCTGCTTCTGCAGCTTTGTGAACCTCGTCAACGGAATCACCACAAGATAACAGCAGCAGACATAGG GCAGCAGCTGTGGGCCAAACTGCTTGACACGATGGATGCTGAGGCCACGAGGCTCAGAGACCTGCTGGGCCTTCCAGTGAAAGACATATGGATGGAAAAAAACGAGAAACCCTTAATCTCTGGTGCTGGTGAGACCCGCAGACTTCCAATCGGACATAGACGGGTGGAGAGTCAGGTGGCCGAAAACAAAGATGAGAAGAGTGAGAAAAAGGGAGAAGCAGCTGCTGAAGTGGAGATTATTGGAATCAAAAGGGAGTCCCAGTCAGCATTAACCGAGGAATCAGTGGAG GACAGCgaaaagaaaggggatagaaagaaGGAAGCGGGGGAACGTCCTCAGAAGAAGCAAGGAAAGGAAACTGCCTCGCTGACTGACATCCTGCCCGACAACGTCAGTCAACAACCTCCAGATGTGGAGTTGATGGACGTTTACACAAGGCAGTTGCACAAAAAG GTTTATGTGCTGATGGAAGACTTGGTGGAGAACCTGTGTGACGTGATGGATGATCTTAATGAGAGAGATGAACAGGACCGACACTATTAA